In a genomic window of Mycolicibacter heraklionensis:
- the kasB gene encoding 3-oxoacyl-ACP synthase KasB, with product MARVTRLSTGKGLPEVVITGVAMTTALATDADETWKKLLDGQSGIRKLDDPFVEQFDLPVRIGGHLLEDFDHELNRKELHRLSYLQKMAVILGRRVWANAGSPEVDSRRLLVSIGTGLGSPEELVWGYQGMVERGMRAVSPLGVQKYMPNAAAAAVGLERGAKAGVFTPISACASGAEGIAQAWRNIVYDEADIAICGGVETKIEAVPIAGFAAMRIVLSTTNDDPAGACRPFDADRNGFVFGEAGALMVIETHEHAKARGATILGRLMGAGITSDGHHIVAPDPLGERAGYAMTRAMELAGLAPRDIDHINAHATGTRIGDLAEAQAINNAMGAHRPAVYAPKSALGHSVGAVGAVEAILTALTLRDGVVPPTLNLHRLDPEIDLDVVAGDVRPGDYRYAISNSFGFGGHNVALAFGKY from the coding sequence ATGGCCCGAGTGACTCGGCTCTCCACCGGGAAAGGCCTTCCCGAGGTCGTCATCACCGGAGTCGCGATGACGACTGCGCTGGCAACCGACGCCGACGAAACCTGGAAGAAATTGCTGGACGGGCAGAGTGGCATCCGCAAGCTCGACGACCCGTTCGTCGAGCAGTTCGACCTCCCGGTGCGTATCGGCGGCCATCTGCTCGAGGACTTCGACCACGAGCTGAACCGCAAGGAATTGCACCGGCTGTCATACCTGCAGAAAATGGCGGTCATCCTCGGTCGTCGGGTCTGGGCGAATGCCGGCTCGCCGGAGGTGGATTCACGTCGCTTGCTGGTGTCGATCGGCACCGGGCTCGGCTCGCCCGAAGAGCTGGTCTGGGGATACCAGGGCATGGTGGAGCGCGGCATGAGGGCAGTGTCGCCGCTGGGTGTGCAGAAATACATGCCCAACGCCGCGGCCGCCGCCGTGGGGCTGGAACGTGGCGCCAAGGCGGGTGTCTTCACCCCGATCTCGGCGTGCGCTTCGGGCGCCGAGGGTATCGCGCAGGCCTGGCGCAACATCGTCTACGACGAAGCCGACATCGCGATCTGCGGCGGGGTCGAGACCAAGATCGAAGCGGTGCCCATCGCGGGATTCGCCGCGATGCGCATCGTGCTCTCCACCACCAACGACGACCCGGCGGGTGCCTGCCGGCCCTTCGACGCCGACCGCAACGGCTTCGTGTTCGGCGAGGCCGGCGCCTTGATGGTCATCGAGACTCATGAGCACGCAAAGGCGCGCGGCGCAACGATTCTCGGCCGGTTGATGGGTGCCGGCATCACCTCGGACGGCCATCACATCGTGGCGCCCGATCCGCTGGGCGAACGAGCGGGATACGCCATGACGCGGGCAATGGAACTTGCCGGGCTGGCTCCCCGCGACATCGACCACATCAACGCGCACGCCACCGGGACCCGAATCGGGGACCTGGCCGAGGCCCAGGCGATCAACAACGCCATGGGCGCCCACCGTCCGGCGGTGTATGCGCCCAAGTCCGCGCTCGGCCATTCGGTGGGTGCGGTCGGGGCGGTGGAAGCGATCCTGACCGCACTGACGCTGCGGGACGGTGTGGTCCCGCCGACGCTGAACCTGCACCGGCTCGACCCGGAGATCGATCTGGACGTCGTCGCCGGCGACGTGCGGCCGGGCGACTACCGCTACGCGATCAGCAATTCCTTCGGATTCGGCGGCCACAACGTGGCGCTCGCGTTCGGCAAGTACTAG
- a CDS encoding cellulase family glycosylhydrolase, protein MARRRSGTVNRRAVGLGAAVGSALAVSVTAPVPASAEVIDDVLEQVMAPFVDAATHSVDWPALSSPAAWDAFFDPAHWNDVLAGISGAPSAGAADATAWLQQLIYTPLHTGIESWIHATGPTPILDGLNDLSRALGWGAMIADGTAGTETHPDGGDAGWLFGDGGAGWDNNAGGGGGAGGAAGMFGNGGAGGDGGDGGSGGNGGDGGAGGWLMGVGGAGGDAGNGVYGGAGSLPALGGAGGAAGMFGIHGAVGHFGTLAGAPDSGPYTGLSTAGAWITDSDGKVVILHGLNQVYKIAPYTPGANGFGDDDAAFLAANGFNAVRVGVLWAGVEPQPGVFDPDYLAAIKQTVQTLADHGIYSILDFHQDFYSAGFGGDGAPDWAVLTGGLPNPDVGQIGTYLVNPAQLHAWDAFWSNAKAEDGIGLANHYARSWQYVADYFKDDASVAGYGIINEPWPGSPWLSAALGSPHFDAQTLTPFYNQMTAAIRSVDPNTPVLFEPTFLFNTAIPTSLGVVDDPHGIFAFHNYCLANSVFDIDFGCGLNFDILLNNAAAYADSHNVPALMTEFGATANAGVIANTLAHTNPYRYGWLEWAYTGGDVASSSPEGQALVFDTNLPPVGDNVDAAKLAALAEPYPQTIAGVPTAWSFAGGVFHFSYSTAMADGSGGFAADAQTRIVVPALQYPDGYQVDVIGGHVVSGAGSSVLVIAADHGASTVDVLVKPA, encoded by the coding sequence ATGGCTCGACGTCGCAGCGGCACAGTCAATCGTCGGGCCGTAGGGCTGGGCGCCGCGGTCGGCTCGGCCCTGGCGGTCAGCGTGACCGCACCGGTCCCGGCGAGCGCCGAGGTGATCGACGACGTGCTCGAGCAGGTGATGGCGCCGTTCGTGGACGCGGCCACCCACAGCGTGGACTGGCCCGCGCTGTCGAGCCCGGCGGCTTGGGACGCATTCTTCGACCCGGCGCACTGGAACGACGTCCTGGCCGGGATCTCCGGAGCGCCGAGCGCGGGAGCAGCCGATGCGACGGCGTGGCTGCAACAGCTCATCTACACCCCGCTGCACACCGGCATCGAAAGCTGGATCCATGCCACCGGCCCCACGCCAATCCTGGACGGGCTCAACGATCTCAGTAGAGCGCTGGGGTGGGGCGCGATGATCGCCGACGGCACGGCAGGAACCGAGACGCATCCCGACGGCGGTGACGCGGGCTGGCTCTTCGGTGACGGCGGCGCCGGCTGGGACAACAACGCCGGCGGTGGCGGCGGGGCCGGGGGAGCGGCCGGCATGTTCGGCAACGGCGGCGCCGGTGGCGACGGGGGTGACGGTGGTTCCGGGGGCAACGGTGGAGACGGCGGTGCCGGCGGCTGGCTGATGGGCGTCGGCGGTGCCGGTGGCGACGCCGGCAACGGTGTCTACGGCGGCGCCGGCAGCCTGCCGGCGCTGGGCGGTGCCGGCGGTGCGGCCGGCATGTTCGGGATCCACGGCGCGGTCGGGCACTTCGGCACCCTGGCCGGCGCCCCGGACAGTGGCCCCTACACCGGCCTGTCCACCGCCGGCGCCTGGATCACCGACAGCGACGGCAAGGTGGTGATCCTGCACGGGCTCAACCAGGTCTACAAGATCGCGCCGTACACGCCGGGCGCCAACGGGTTCGGCGACGACGACGCGGCGTTCCTGGCGGCCAACGGCTTCAATGCCGTTCGGGTGGGGGTGCTCTGGGCCGGCGTGGAGCCGCAGCCCGGCGTGTTCGACCCCGACTATCTCGCCGCGATCAAGCAGACCGTGCAAACCCTGGCCGACCACGGCATCTACAGCATTCTCGACTTCCACCAGGACTTCTACAGTGCGGGCTTCGGTGGCGACGGCGCGCCGGACTGGGCGGTTCTGACCGGCGGGTTGCCCAACCCCGACGTCGGCCAGATCGGCACCTACCTGGTCAACCCCGCGCAGCTGCACGCCTGGGATGCGTTCTGGTCCAACGCCAAAGCCGAGGATGGGATCGGGCTGGCCAACCACTACGCGCGCTCGTGGCAGTACGTCGCCGACTACTTCAAGGACGACGCGAGTGTGGCCGGCTACGGGATCATCAACGAGCCGTGGCCGGGCTCGCCGTGGCTGTCTGCCGCGTTGGGCAGTCCGCACTTCGACGCCCAGACCCTGACGCCGTTCTACAACCAGATGACCGCGGCGATCCGCTCTGTCGACCCGAACACCCCGGTGCTGTTCGAACCGACTTTCCTGTTCAACACGGCCATACCGACGTCGTTGGGAGTCGTGGACGATCCACACGGCATCTTCGCGTTCCACAACTACTGCCTGGCGAACTCGGTGTTCGACATCGACTTCGGCTGTGGGCTCAACTTCGACATCCTGTTGAACAACGCTGCGGCATATGCCGACTCGCACAACGTCCCGGCGCTGATGACGGAGTTCGGCGCCACCGCCAACGCTGGTGTCATCGCCAATACATTGGCGCACACCAACCCCTATCGGTACGGCTGGCTGGAGTGGGCCTATACCGGCGGTGACGTCGCCAGCAGCTCTCCGGAGGGTCAGGCGCTGGTCTTCGACACCAATCTGCCGCCGGTGGGCGACAACGTCGACGCCGCCAAGCTGGCGGCGCTGGCCGAGCCGTACCCGCAGACGATCGCCGGTGTGCCGACCGCCTGGTCGTTCGCAGGCGGCGTCTTCCACTTCAGCTACTCCACCGCGATGGCTGACGGCTCGGGCGGTTTCGCCGCCGACGCGCAGACCCGAATCGTGGTGCCGGCGCTGCAGTACCCGGACGGCTACCAGGTGGACGTCATCGGCGGGCACGTGGTGTCCGGAGCCGGCTCCTCGGTGCTGGTGATCGCCGCCGACCACGGCGCCAGCACCGTCGACGTCCTGGTCAAGCCGGCCTGA
- a CDS encoding cyclopropane mycolic acid synthase family methyltransferase, with protein sequence MTNLKPYYEESQAAYDISDDFFALFLDPTMAYTCAYFERDDMTLEEAQNAKYDLALRKLNLEPGMTVLDVGCGWGAGLVRAVTKFDVNVIGITLSRNHYARSATSLAAIETERRAEARLQGWEEFDEKVDRIFTIEAFDAFKKARYAAFFERAYEILPDDGRMLFHSIFTYPQTYWREHGIKVTMSDLRFVRFLGKEIFPGGEMAGRDDIYEYSQGAGFHIQDAFLMPEHYIRTLDMWAANLRSNRERAIALQSEEVYERYLRYLTGCADLFRRGISNVGQFILTK encoded by the coding sequence ATGACCAATCTCAAGCCGTACTACGAAGAGTCCCAAGCGGCATATGACATCTCCGATGACTTCTTTGCGCTGTTCCTCGATCCGACGATGGCCTACACGTGCGCGTACTTCGAGCGCGACGACATGACCCTCGAGGAAGCGCAGAACGCGAAGTACGACTTGGCATTACGCAAACTCAACCTCGAACCGGGGATGACGGTGTTGGACGTCGGTTGCGGGTGGGGAGCAGGGCTGGTCCGGGCGGTGACGAAGTTCGATGTCAATGTCATCGGTATCACGCTCAGTCGCAACCACTACGCACGCAGCGCGACCAGTTTGGCGGCGATCGAGACCGAGCGGCGGGCGGAGGCGCGCTTGCAGGGTTGGGAGGAGTTCGACGAGAAGGTCGATCGGATCTTCACCATCGAGGCGTTCGACGCATTCAAGAAGGCGCGCTATGCCGCGTTCTTCGAGCGAGCCTACGAGATTCTGCCCGATGACGGCCGAATGCTCTTCCACAGCATATTCACCTATCCCCAGACCTATTGGCGCGAGCATGGCATCAAAGTGACGATGAGCGATCTGCGCTTCGTCCGATTCCTCGGCAAGGAGATCTTTCCCGGCGGGGAGATGGCGGGCCGCGACGACATCTACGAATACTCCCAAGGCGCCGGATTCCATATCCAGGACGCTTTTCTGATGCCGGAGCACTACATCCGGACCCTGGACATGTGGGCGGCCAATTTGCGGAGCAACCGCGAACGCGCCATCGCCCTGCAATCCGAAGAAGTGTACGAGCGCTATCTCCGCTATCTGACCGGCTGCGCCGACCTCTTCCGCAGGGGGATCAGCAACGTCGGGCAGTTCATCTTGACCAAGTAG
- a CDS encoding cyclopropane mycolic acid synthase family methyltransferase, protein MNSSAGSYSRSLGVELIPDVDHVRSHYDRSNEFFRLWLDPTMTYSCAYFERDDMTLEQAQMAKVDLALGKLGLQPGMTLLDIGCGWGSTMRRAVEKYDVNVIGLTLSKNQVVHCAQKFAEMDSPRSKQVRLQGWEEFDEPVDRIVSLGAFEHFADGVGTYQRYDDFFTMCHRVLPDDGVMLLHSIVVPTAEEGERRGLKKTMSLLRFIHFILTEIYPGGRLPQISIVDEHATRCGFSITRHQLIGSNYVRTLDTWAKALEAHKDQAVELKGEQTYETFLKYLTGCRELFRDGYTDVCQFTMEKAVA, encoded by the coding sequence ATGAATTCATCAGCAGGGTCGTATTCAAGGTCCCTGGGCGTCGAACTGATTCCGGATGTCGACCACGTCCGGTCGCACTACGACCGGTCCAACGAATTCTTTCGGCTGTGGCTGGATCCGACGATGACCTACAGCTGCGCATATTTCGAGCGCGACGATATGACGCTCGAACAAGCTCAGATGGCCAAAGTGGACTTGGCATTGGGCAAGCTGGGCCTGCAGCCCGGGATGACGCTGCTCGACATCGGTTGCGGTTGGGGCTCCACCATGCGGCGGGCCGTCGAGAAGTACGACGTCAATGTCATCGGGCTGACACTGAGCAAAAACCAAGTGGTCCATTGCGCACAGAAATTCGCCGAAATGGACAGCCCACGCTCGAAACAGGTGCGACTGCAGGGCTGGGAGGAATTCGACGAACCGGTGGACCGCATCGTGTCCTTGGGGGCCTTCGAGCACTTCGCCGATGGCGTCGGCACCTACCAGCGCTACGACGACTTCTTCACCATGTGCCACCGCGTCCTGCCCGACGACGGAGTGATGCTCCTGCATTCCATCGTGGTGCCCACCGCCGAAGAGGGCGAGCGGCGGGGGCTGAAGAAGACGATGTCGTTGTTGCGCTTCATCCATTTCATCCTGACCGAGATCTATCCCGGCGGACGGTTGCCGCAGATCTCGATCGTTGACGAGCACGCGACCCGCTGCGGCTTCTCGATCACCCGCCACCAGCTGATCGGGTCGAATTATGTGCGCACCTTGGATACCTGGGCCAAGGCACTGGAAGCGCACAAGGACCAGGCGGTCGAGCTGAAAGGCGAGCAGACCTACGAAACGTTCTTGAAGTACCTGACCGGTTGCCGCGAGCTGTTCCGTGACGGTTACACCGACGTCTGCCAATTCACGATGGAAAAAGCAGTGGCATAA
- a CDS encoding DUF3017 domain-containing protein — MRAADVRRVIAAQWPILLVGLIFTAAFVLAGANFWRRGALLIGIGTGVAAALRLVLSEDRAGLLVLRDRGLDFATMTTAATVMLYVAATIDPLGTS; from the coding sequence GTGAGGGCCGCCGATGTCCGCCGGGTGATCGCCGCGCAGTGGCCGATCTTGCTGGTCGGGCTGATCTTCACGGCGGCGTTCGTGCTGGCCGGGGCGAACTTCTGGCGGCGCGGCGCGCTGCTGATCGGGATCGGGACCGGGGTGGCCGCCGCGCTGCGCCTGGTGCTGTCCGAGGATCGGGCCGGGCTGCTGGTGCTGCGGGACCGGGGGCTGGACTTCGCGACGATGACGACGGCGGCGACGGTGATGCTCTACGTGGCCGCGACCATCGACCCGCTCGGGACCAGCTAG
- a CDS encoding DUF732 domain-containing protein — MPGFMIKAGAGAGLAGLIATTGFAAPAQASPVDTSFLSDLAGAGIPVADPAATAALGQSVCPMLTEPAGTAASVAAPVAGLGGGPSLSPQMAQLFTEIAVQIYCPQMLSQLASGQVPDLPQIPGMSVGVPGLTGGIPAIPAIPGF; from the coding sequence ATGCCAGGCTTCATGATCAAGGCGGGCGCGGGGGCAGGCCTAGCCGGCCTGATCGCGACCACCGGATTCGCGGCACCGGCGCAGGCGAGCCCGGTCGACACGTCGTTCCTGTCCGATCTGGCCGGGGCCGGCATTCCGGTCGCCGACCCGGCCGCGACGGCAGCTCTCGGCCAGTCGGTGTGCCCGATGCTGACCGAGCCCGCCGGCACCGCCGCGTCAGTGGCGGCCCCGGTCGCCGGCCTGGGCGGCGGCCCCTCCCTGTCGCCGCAGATGGCGCAGCTGTTCACCGAGATCGCCGTGCAGATCTACTGCCCCCAGATGCTGTCTCAGCTGGCCAGTGGTCAGGTGCCGGATCTGCCGCAGATCCCGGGGATGTCGGTCGGTGTTCCCGGCTTAACCGGTGGGATCCCGGCCATTCCGGCCATCCCCGGGTTTTAG
- a CDS encoding PE-PPE domain-containing protein: protein MPLPEVAMKVIPTFHSLGVAAVAVTSAAAVVASPVMTPAWASAARTVVAEVALLDNVALVMGGSGTPIPGTWDFHWADQYLSHLGYGGYTMQGVFTPEGLYPGTGVKSLPLDTSVDQGVQMLDATLRDRIAAGDNVVVYGVSQSAVLSSIEMNQLLSSGSAPDPDQLSFVLIANEMFPNGGLLSRFAVPDVPLYIPSMGIDFYGGTPDTPYATDIYIAEYDGFSDFPRYPLNFLSTLNAVLGIALVHGPGYSRPDSIDSAQLLLGSTNYDGPLTLPDGASAALNTDYYMIPTEILPLLQPLLGIPVIGEPLYDLLEPVTRILIDLGYGNVDTYVDGELTHGGWDMGPANLLTTYGVFPDIDVFTLLNSLAQGAQHGFNDFIYDLGHLSLGGPADALGSGMDFALPSLLDVVNTFSGAASTLYSVLLPTADIINALLTTMPAYDISMFFNALGNGDDLLTTLTNAIGLPLAADVGLIPTAIGFELMSVMSAFQSIANDFADLFSA, encoded by the coding sequence GTGCCGCTGCCGGAGGTCGCCATGAAGGTAATCCCCACGTTCCACTCGCTGGGTGTTGCGGCGGTAGCCGTGACCAGCGCCGCCGCGGTGGTGGCTTCGCCGGTCATGACGCCGGCCTGGGCGTCCGCGGCGCGCACGGTGGTCGCGGAGGTGGCGCTGCTCGACAACGTCGCCCTGGTCATGGGCGGCAGCGGCACCCCCATCCCGGGAACGTGGGACTTTCACTGGGCCGACCAATACCTCTCCCACCTCGGGTACGGCGGCTACACCATGCAGGGCGTCTTCACCCCCGAAGGTCTCTACCCCGGAACCGGCGTCAAGAGCCTGCCGCTGGACACCTCGGTCGACCAGGGTGTGCAGATGCTCGACGCGACTCTTCGCGACCGCATCGCAGCCGGCGACAACGTGGTCGTCTACGGCGTCTCGCAGAGCGCCGTCCTGTCGTCGATCGAGATGAACCAGCTGCTCAGCTCCGGCAGTGCCCCCGACCCCGACCAGCTGTCGTTCGTCTTGATCGCCAATGAGATGTTCCCCAACGGCGGCCTGCTGTCCCGATTCGCCGTCCCGGACGTCCCGCTCTACATCCCGTCCATGGGGATCGACTTCTACGGCGGCACGCCCGACACCCCGTACGCGACCGACATCTACATCGCGGAGTACGACGGATTCTCCGACTTCCCGCGCTACCCGCTGAACTTCCTGTCGACGCTCAATGCCGTGCTGGGGATCGCGCTGGTGCACGGCCCCGGCTACAGCCGCCCGGACTCCATCGACAGTGCCCAGCTGTTGCTGGGGTCCACCAACTACGACGGGCCCCTGACGCTGCCCGACGGCGCCTCGGCCGCCCTCAACACCGACTACTACATGATTCCGACGGAAATCCTGCCGCTGCTGCAGCCGCTGCTCGGAATCCCGGTGATCGGCGAGCCGCTGTATGACCTGCTGGAGCCCGTCACCCGGATCCTGATCGACCTGGGTTACGGCAACGTCGACACCTACGTCGACGGGGAGCTGACCCATGGCGGCTGGGACATGGGCCCGGCGAATCTGCTCACCACCTACGGCGTGTTCCCGGACATCGACGTGTTCACCCTGCTGAACTCGCTGGCGCAGGGAGCGCAGCACGGATTCAACGACTTCATCTACGACCTCGGGCACTTGTCGCTGGGCGGCCCGGCCGACGCGCTCGGTTCGGGGATGGACTTCGCGCTGCCGAGCCTCCTCGATGTCGTCAACACGTTCTCCGGCGCGGCCTCGACGCTGTACTCGGTGCTGCTGCCGACCGCGGACATCATCAACGCCTTGCTGACCACCATGCCCGCCTACGACATCAGCATGTTCTTCAACGCATTGGGCAACGGCGACGACCTGCTGACCACACTGACGAACGCCATCGGACTTCCGCTCGCGGCCGACGTCGGGCTGATCCCGACGGCCATCGGTTTCGAACTGATGAGCGTGATGAGCGCGTTCCAGTCGATCGCCAACGACTTCGCCGACCTGTTCAGCGCGTAG
- a CDS encoding bifunctional methylenetetrahydrofolate dehydrogenase/methenyltetrahydrofolate cyclohydrolase, producing MGAITLDGKATRDEIFVDLQARVAALTAAGRTPGLGTILVGDDPGSHAYVRGKHADCAKVGITSIRRDLPADCSPAQLNDTIDELNANDDCTGYIVQLPLPKHLDENAALERVDPAKDADGLHPTNLGRLVLGTPAALPCTPRGIVHLLRRYEVPIAGAHVVVIGRGVTVGRPLGLLLTRRSENATVTLCHTGTRDLAELTRQADIIVAAVGVPHMLTADMVRPGAAIVDVGVSRTDAGLVGDVHPDVWEVAGHVSPNPGGVGPLTRAFLLTNVVERVEGTL from the coding sequence GTGGGTGCGATTACGTTGGACGGCAAGGCCACGCGCGACGAGATCTTCGTCGACCTTCAGGCACGAGTGGCGGCGCTGACCGCCGCGGGCCGCACGCCTGGTCTGGGCACCATTCTGGTCGGTGACGATCCCGGCTCACACGCCTACGTGCGCGGCAAGCACGCCGACTGCGCCAAGGTCGGCATCACCTCGATCCGCCGCGACCTGCCGGCGGACTGCAGCCCGGCCCAGCTCAACGACACCATCGACGAGCTGAACGCCAACGACGACTGCACCGGCTACATCGTGCAGCTGCCGCTGCCCAAACATCTGGACGAGAACGCCGCACTGGAGCGCGTCGACCCGGCCAAGGACGCCGACGGGCTGCATCCGACCAACCTGGGTCGGCTGGTGCTGGGCACCCCGGCGGCGCTGCCCTGCACCCCGCGCGGCATCGTGCACCTGCTGCGCCGCTACGAGGTGCCGATTGCCGGCGCCCATGTCGTGGTGATCGGGCGTGGCGTGACGGTAGGGCGCCCGCTGGGTCTGCTGCTGACCCGCCGGTCGGAGAACGCCACCGTCACGCTGTGCCACACCGGGACCCGTGATCTTGCGGAGCTGACCCGCCAGGCCGACATCATCGTGGCCGCGGTCGGGGTGCCGCACATGCTCACCGCCGACATGGTGCGTCCGGGCGCGGCGATCGTCGACGTCGGGGTGTCGCGTACCGACGCCGGACTGGTCGGCGACGTGCACCCCGACGTGTGGGAGGTGGCCGGTCATGTGTCGCCCAACCCCGGCGGGGTGGGTCCGCTGACTCGGGCGTTCCTGCTGACCAACGTGGTGGAAAGGGTCGAGGGCACGCTGTGA